In Streptomyces sp. TS71-3, the following proteins share a genomic window:
- a CDS encoding ABC transporter substrate-binding protein, with protein sequence MTRPSPAGPTASPLGRRSVLGAGAGLGLAAALSACGQTTGPVSQPGGAVPGRYRGRTKVVLWSTFADPVGPALQRLVDAFNREQRDVYVEVQFQGTYDECAQKAVISLLGAQAPDLCVLSDVKWYKFYFGEALEPWDSYFEPGELAATYHPKLLSEGRAKGRTWWLPLARSTPLFYYNKTLFKKAGVPVRAPESYDELYAWSRRITRLSAGGQQVALEAYQKVDGDWQFQCSAWQFGGAYSRGLDVTIDQGGAVAAGEWQRKLIYKDRIAYMATEPTADMGNQLIATLVTSTGGLQKINEMAKANGWQLGTGFLPKKEKFAVNTGGGGLGMFRRVPRERKEAAATFVRFLARPENAAQWTVQTGYLPVVPAAVKEAPLVKLMRDDPNFTTAVRQLELTRKGDQVRMMIPNANVRIYTALQRIWSGNTPAQQAFSEVADQLRKGVDRYGTTIEEHL encoded by the coding sequence ATGACGCGTCCCTCGCCGGCCGGCCCCACCGCGTCCCCGCTGGGCAGGCGCAGCGTGCTCGGTGCGGGTGCCGGTCTCGGCCTCGCCGCGGCCCTGAGCGCCTGCGGCCAGACCACCGGCCCCGTCTCCCAGCCCGGTGGCGCGGTGCCCGGAAGGTACCGGGGGCGCACCAAGGTGGTGCTCTGGTCCACCTTCGCCGACCCCGTGGGCCCGGCCCTTCAGCGACTCGTCGACGCCTTCAACCGCGAGCAGCGCGACGTCTACGTCGAGGTGCAGTTCCAGGGCACCTACGACGAGTGCGCCCAGAAGGCGGTCATCAGCCTGCTCGGCGCCCAGGCCCCCGACCTGTGCGTGCTCTCCGACGTCAAGTGGTACAAGTTCTACTTCGGCGAAGCCCTGGAGCCCTGGGACTCCTACTTCGAGCCGGGCGAGCTGGCGGCCACCTACCACCCCAAGCTGCTCAGCGAGGGCCGGGCCAAGGGGCGCACCTGGTGGCTGCCGCTGGCACGCTCCACGCCGCTCTTCTACTACAACAAGACCCTCTTCAAGAAGGCCGGCGTGCCGGTGCGCGCCCCCGAGAGCTACGACGAGCTCTACGCCTGGTCGCGCCGCATCACCCGGCTGAGTGCGGGCGGCCAGCAGGTGGCCCTGGAGGCGTACCAGAAGGTCGACGGCGACTGGCAGTTCCAGTGCAGCGCCTGGCAGTTCGGCGGGGCGTACTCCAGGGGGCTGGACGTCACCATCGACCAGGGCGGCGCCGTCGCGGCGGGGGAGTGGCAGCGCAAGCTGATCTACAAGGACCGCATCGCCTACATGGCCACAGAGCCGACGGCCGACATGGGCAACCAGCTCATCGCCACCCTCGTCACCTCCACGGGCGGCTTGCAGAAGATCAACGAGATGGCGAAGGCGAACGGCTGGCAGCTCGGCACCGGCTTCCTTCCCAAGAAGGAGAAGTTCGCGGTCAACACGGGCGGCGGCGGTCTCGGCATGTTCCGGCGGGTGCCCCGGGAGCGCAAGGAGGCGGCGGCGACGTTCGTGCGGTTCCTCGCCCGCCCGGAGAACGCGGCGCAGTGGACCGTCCAGACCGGCTACCTGCCCGTGGTGCCCGCCGCCGTCAAAGAGGCCCCGCTCGTCAAGCTGATGAGGGACGACCCGAACTTCACCACCGCGGTACGGCAGCTCGAACTCACCCGCAAGGGCGACCAGGTGCGCATGATGATCCCGAACGCGAATGTGCGCATCTATACCGCCCTGCAGCGCATATGGTCGGGGAACACCCCCGCTCAGCAGGCCTTCTCGGAGGTGGCCGACCAGCTGCGCAAGGGTGTCGACCGCTACGGCACCACGATCGAGGAGCACCTGTGA
- a CDS encoding DUF2264 domain-containing protein has translation MSPAPRPSGTSPDPAEAPGSPGPARASAPTGEPARPASPEPAAASAASAGRPLAAHPASGWDRARFERTADELLLAVRPYASEGRAQIRLPGVPSHNGTWSDGLEGFARTFLLAAFRLAGAGGADPHHLAEWYADGIRAGADPSSPERWPTFAESNQAKVEAASLALALHETRPWIWDRLPERTREQVLAWLGAMVGDAMPGNNWIWFQAVTEAFARTAGGAWSEADLTRTVELTDTWYTGDGWYSDGLTGGAHRNHDHYNGWAMHFYPLWFCRILGDAAPDGLLDRYRARLRRFLDDARHLVGGNGSPLLQGRSLTYRFAALAPVWTGALFDATPLPPGQTRRLAGLMLGHFTGHGATDENGLLTLGWHRPFRPILQVYSGPASPYWASKGFAGLLLPPGHPVWTATEEPLPVERADFDRTLTAPGWLVSGTRADGVVRVANHGGDHADPARPHSDDPLYGRLGYGTHTAPETPGDPRGGPVDSSAVLVDDAGGASHRRPLERLSVAGRTAVSRSRAHWPDDERWDCFGGPDTTYRLGPWITVASVLRGPLEVRIARVDPAPETPEHPAHPGPFRLRLGGWALPRTPQDPAATTHQAPPTATVAGSGLHSTVVSLNGFDHAEVHEGTGSNALGPASATPALRTGGPPRWAHPYAAAVHLSGRPLTQAELPRLHLCANPATGAVEALVSWPDGVEDTVLLPAPAAPGCAPAAPCSAPAGARPAPLTPESTPATSESAPTAGATTPTSDAADAPAAAPTAKESAHDA, from the coding sequence ATGAGCCCCGCACCCCGCCCGTCCGGCACCTCCCCCGACCCCGCCGAAGCCCCCGGATCCCCCGGCCCCGCCCGAGCCTCCGCCCCCACCGGCGAACCCGCGCGCCCCGCATCCCCCGAACCCGCCGCCGCATCCGCGGCCTCCGCCGGACGGCCCCTGGCGGCGCACCCCGCGTCCGGCTGGGACCGCGCCCGCTTCGAGCGCACCGCCGACGAACTCCTCCTCGCCGTGCGGCCGTACGCCAGCGAGGGCCGGGCCCAGATCCGGCTGCCCGGCGTGCCCAGCCACAACGGCACCTGGAGCGACGGGCTCGAAGGGTTCGCCCGCACCTTCCTGCTCGCCGCCTTCCGGCTTGCCGGAGCGGGCGGCGCCGACCCCCACCACCTCGCCGAGTGGTACGCGGACGGCATCCGGGCGGGCGCGGACCCCAGCAGCCCCGAGCGCTGGCCCACCTTCGCCGAGTCCAACCAGGCCAAGGTGGAGGCCGCCTCCCTCGCCCTGGCCCTGCACGAGACCCGCCCCTGGATCTGGGACCGGCTGCCCGAGCGCACCCGCGAACAGGTGCTGGCCTGGCTCGGCGCCATGGTCGGCGACGCGATGCCCGGCAACAACTGGATCTGGTTCCAGGCCGTCACCGAGGCGTTCGCGCGCACCGCGGGCGGCGCGTGGAGCGAGGCCGACCTGACCCGCACCGTCGAGCTCACCGACACCTGGTACACCGGCGACGGCTGGTACTCCGACGGGCTCACCGGCGGGGCGCACCGCAACCACGACCACTACAACGGCTGGGCCATGCACTTCTACCCGCTGTGGTTCTGCCGGATCCTCGGCGACGCCGCACCGGACGGCCTGCTGGACCGCTACCGCGCCCGGCTGCGCCGCTTCCTCGACGACGCGCGCCACCTCGTCGGCGGCAACGGCTCCCCGCTGCTCCAGGGCCGCTCTCTGACGTACCGGTTCGCGGCGCTGGCGCCCGTGTGGACGGGCGCGCTCTTCGACGCGACCCCGCTGCCGCCCGGCCAGACACGGCGCCTCGCGGGCCTGATGCTCGGCCACTTCACGGGGCACGGCGCCACCGACGAGAACGGGTTGCTGACGCTCGGCTGGCACCGGCCCTTCCGGCCGATCCTCCAGGTGTACTCGGGGCCCGCCTCGCCCTACTGGGCCAGCAAGGGCTTCGCGGGACTGCTGCTTCCGCCCGGCCACCCGGTGTGGACCGCCACCGAGGAGCCGCTGCCCGTCGAGCGCGCCGACTTCGACCGGACCCTGACCGCCCCGGGCTGGCTGGTCTCCGGCACCCGCGCGGACGGCGTGGTGCGCGTCGCCAACCACGGCGGCGACCACGCGGATCCGGCCCGCCCGCACTCCGACGACCCGCTGTACGGGCGCCTGGGCTACGGCACCCACACGGCGCCCGAGACGCCCGGCGACCCGCGCGGCGGACCCGTCGACTCCTCCGCCGTCCTCGTCGACGACGCCGGAGGCGCCTCGCACCGCCGCCCCCTCGAACGGCTCTCGGTGGCAGGACGCACCGCGGTCTCCCGCAGCCGCGCCCACTGGCCCGACGACGAGCGGTGGGACTGCTTCGGAGGCCCCGACACCACCTACCGGCTCGGCCCCTGGATCACCGTGGCGTCCGTGCTCCGCGGACCCCTGGAGGTGCGCATCGCCCGCGTCGACCCGGCGCCCGAGACCCCGGAACACCCCGCCCACCCCGGCCCCTTCCGCCTCCGTCTCGGCGGCTGGGCGCTGCCCCGCACCCCGCAGGACCCCGCCGCCACCACCCACCAGGCACCGCCCACGGCCACGGTCGCCGGCAGCGGCCTGCACAGCACCGTCGTCTCCCTGAACGGCTTCGACCACGCCGAGGTGCACGAGGGCACCGGCTCCAACGCCCTCGGCCCCGCCTCCGCCACCCCGGCCCTCCGCACCGGGGGCCCGCCCCGCTGGGCGCACCCCTACGCGGCCGCCGTCCACCTCTCCGGCCGGCCGCTCACCCAGGCCGAGCTGCCCCGGCTGCACCTGTGCGCCAACCCGGCGACCGGGGCCGTCGAAGCCCTGGTCAGCTGGCCGGACGGGGTGGAGGACACGGTGCTCCTTCCGGCGCCCGCCGCGCCGGGGTGCGCGCCCGCCGCGCCGTGCTCCGCCCCCGCCGGAGCACGGCCCGCTCCCCTCACGCCGGAGTCCACTCCCGCCACGTCGGAGTCCGCTCCCACCGCCGGTGCCACCACCCCCACATCAGACGCAGCAGACGCCCCCGCAGCCGCCCCCACCGCAAAGGAATCCGCGCACGATGCATGA
- a CDS encoding glycerophosphodiester phosphodiesterase: MNHPVTRPLVYAHRGARADEPENTLRSYRRALALGADGIELDIRLSADGHLVVIHDRTVDRTTDGEGAVADLTLARIKELDAGLGERIPTFDEAMEVCGDLVQIEIKALEAVQALAERERHTPLPGPVVLTSFNKAAVEEAARLLPHVPRGLITHHPGEDMVREALDLKAAWVCPELKPELTGELVDRCHAAGLKVDAWPAADRANTRLFAAIGADAITTDHPGRAAQWLAEDSSGDPRD; the protein is encoded by the coding sequence GTGAACCACCCCGTCACCCGTCCCCTGGTGTACGCGCACCGCGGAGCCAGGGCCGACGAGCCGGAGAACACGCTGCGTTCCTACCGGCGGGCGCTCGCCCTCGGCGCCGACGGCATCGAACTCGACATCCGCCTCAGCGCGGACGGCCACCTCGTGGTGATCCACGACAGGACGGTCGACCGCACGACCGACGGCGAAGGGGCCGTCGCCGACCTCACGCTCGCACGGATCAAGGAGCTGGACGCCGGCCTGGGCGAGCGGATCCCGACCTTCGACGAGGCGATGGAGGTCTGCGGCGACCTGGTGCAGATCGAGATCAAGGCGCTGGAGGCGGTCCAGGCGCTCGCCGAGCGGGAGCGGCACACCCCGCTGCCCGGCCCTGTGGTGCTGACCTCCTTCAACAAGGCCGCCGTCGAGGAGGCGGCCCGGCTGCTGCCCCACGTGCCGCGCGGCCTGATCACCCACCACCCGGGCGAGGACATGGTGCGTGAGGCGCTGGACCTCAAGGCCGCCTGGGTCTGCCCCGAGCTGAAGCCCGAGCTCACCGGCGAGCTGGTGGACCGCTGCCATGCCGCGGGCCTGAAGGTCGACGCCTGGCCCGCCGCGGACCGCGCCAACACCCGGCTCTTCGCGGCGATCGGCGCGGACGCGATCACCACGGACCACCCGGGCCGGGCGGCTCAGTGGCTCGCGGAGGACTCCTCGGGCGACCCGCGGGACTGA
- a CDS encoding carbohydrate ABC transporter permease gives MTAVDSLPETGPPRLAGPAARGGRGARRARRFGLHALLVLVALIAGGPLYWLISSALKTNPEIYSYPPHWIPTDLRWSNFADAWHAAAFGRYFLNSLVVSGVGTAIELLAALLCAYAFVFLPFPGKKVLFLVLLGAMMVPGHVTLLPNFLTVAQLGWVNSYAGLIAPGLGSVFGTFLLRQHMLTLPWEVIDAAKIDGAGHLRTLFRVVLPMSRPMVITVALVVMVGKWNDFIWPLIITSSDDMRTLPIGLLFLKNTETFANWGAILAGAVMVIVPVLVVFFFAQRYIIAGLTQGAGK, from the coding sequence GTGACCGCTGTCGACTCCCTCCCGGAGACCGGGCCCCCTCGCCTCGCCGGTCCCGCCGCCCGGGGCGGCCGCGGTGCCCGCCGCGCCCGGCGCTTCGGGCTCCACGCGCTGCTGGTGCTGGTCGCCCTCATCGCCGGCGGCCCGCTGTACTGGCTGATCTCCTCGGCGCTGAAGACCAACCCGGAGATCTACAGCTACCCGCCGCACTGGATACCCACGGACCTGCGCTGGTCCAACTTCGCCGACGCCTGGCACGCCGCCGCCTTCGGCCGCTACTTCCTCAACTCGCTGGTCGTCTCGGGGGTCGGCACGGCGATCGAGCTGCTGGCCGCGCTGCTGTGCGCGTACGCCTTCGTCTTCCTGCCGTTCCCGGGCAAGAAGGTGCTCTTCCTCGTCCTGCTCGGCGCGATGATGGTGCCCGGCCACGTCACCCTGCTGCCGAACTTCCTGACGGTCGCCCAGCTCGGCTGGGTCAACTCCTACGCGGGCCTGATCGCGCCGGGCCTCGGCTCCGTCTTCGGCACCTTCCTGCTGCGCCAGCACATGCTGACCCTGCCGTGGGAGGTCATCGACGCGGCGAAGATCGACGGCGCGGGCCACCTGCGCACGCTGTTCCGGGTGGTGCTGCCGATGTCGCGCCCGATGGTCATCACCGTCGCCCTCGTCGTCATGGTCGGCAAGTGGAACGACTTCATCTGGCCGCTGATCATCACCAGCAGCGACGACATGCGCACCCTCCCCATCGGTCTGCTCTTCCTGAAGAACACCGAGACCTTCGCCAACTGGGGAGCGATCCTGGCCGGTGCCGTGATGGTGATCGTGCCGGTCCTCGTCGTGTTCTTCTTCGCCCAGCGGTACATCATCGCCGGGCTGACCCAGGGAGCCGGGAAATGA
- a CDS encoding carbohydrate ABC transporter permease, with amino-acid sequence MTTDAQQDGAAAPPGPAAPGEAGRRLRARRRRRDYLLFAAFAAPNFLFLLVFAYWPVVYNAYLSFTDWDMVSSSWHMTGLDNYASLFGDPDFTGSLWTTVVFVVGVVAGGLVLGLATALLLNQRLRGRNVVRTLTFAPYVLSGAAVGTLWLFLFDPDYGLLRPLLAPLGMAAPAMMTDSKWALFGLVLVYLWKNTGFVAVVYLAGLQGLPRDVFEAAALDGAGAWTRLRRIILPLLSPVTFFLLVTCTITTFQAFDVIAVMTSGGPGTSTSILSWFIYDQGFRTFDAGRASAAAMVMFVVLLLITGFQARFLERKVHYR; translated from the coding sequence GTGACGACCGACGCGCAGCAGGACGGCGCTGCCGCTCCGCCGGGCCCCGCGGCGCCCGGCGAGGCCGGCCGCCGGCTCCGTGCCCGGCGTCGGCGGCGTGACTACCTGCTCTTCGCCGCCTTCGCCGCCCCGAACTTCCTCTTCCTGCTCGTCTTCGCCTACTGGCCGGTCGTCTACAACGCCTATCTGAGCTTCACCGACTGGGACATGGTCTCCTCGTCCTGGCACATGACCGGCCTGGACAACTACGCCTCGCTCTTCGGCGATCCGGACTTCACCGGCAGCCTGTGGACCACGGTGGTCTTCGTCGTCGGGGTCGTCGCGGGCGGCCTGGTCCTCGGCCTCGCCACCGCGCTCCTGCTCAACCAGCGGCTGCGCGGGCGCAACGTCGTGCGGACGCTGACCTTCGCGCCGTACGTGCTCTCCGGAGCCGCCGTCGGCACCCTGTGGCTCTTCCTCTTCGACCCCGACTACGGCCTGCTGCGCCCGCTCCTCGCCCCGCTGGGCATGGCCGCCCCCGCGATGATGACCGACTCCAAGTGGGCGCTGTTCGGCCTGGTGCTGGTCTACCTCTGGAAGAACACCGGCTTCGTCGCCGTGGTCTACCTCGCCGGGCTCCAGGGCCTGCCCAGGGACGTCTTCGAGGCCGCCGCGCTGGACGGCGCGGGCGCCTGGACGAGGCTGCGGAGGATCATCCTCCCGCTGCTCTCACCGGTCACCTTCTTCCTCCTGGTGACCTGCACCATCACCACCTTCCAGGCGTTCGACGTGATCGCCGTGATGACCAGCGGTGGTCCGGGCACCTCCACGTCGATCCTGAGCTGGTTCATCTACGACCAGGGCTTCCGCACCTTCGACGCCGGACGGGCGTCGGCCGCCGCCATGGTGATGTTCGTGGTGCTGCTGCTGATCACCGGCTTCCAGGCGCGCTTCCTCGAGCGAAAGGTGCACTACCGGTGA
- a CDS encoding ROK family protein, which yields MREMADAAEPPLTEKERAALRAWARGSAERAVRARIVLDADAGLSVTDSARHLGVSRPTVTTWRRRYAAEGIAGLEHRPRSGRPPQVDEADVVAATLAGPPSPAAVWSARALADRLGISHTTLAGVWRRWGAGPGDGRPPTVPAGPPCPTLRSELLGVWAQGDGAALLVVGQVARPAGQPGRAADTEERRAAHAALGAQLDRVRAVLGGADGGAGSAGPSGSGNAGSGEPGNAGPGGLGSAGSGGLGSAGSGDPGSTAPGGPGNGSGGGPAALIAAVAERHPDRILHALVWGDAVREEAGAAGTPAVTWHRADRTMSWPGTVCTLALSELVQVPGRFRPALRTLVDAARAFADAARGGEVFTWRRAETAGSRVPAPRPAPRAFNQLALGSYNEKLVIESIRESGALSRVEIAEQTGLTPQAVSRITRNLLTAGLLAEDARQSSGAGKPRVPLRLRPDAACAVGVHLDPEMISVVTVDLCGDVLDHRRLQLTGRRDPEWCLTQMARLALESAEATRPASENLLGVGVAVPGPLDARAGVVLDPPLFDGWEQVALKTELADRLGAPVIVEKDATAAAIGERWLGAADRASDFVYLYLGAGAGSGAFLNGDVYRGSTGNAGEVGELCAIKAGLLTDEGGPRMVDECAPISAAVQRAAAAGLPVPEGDGAYDWVCAAAAQGDGRAVRVLAEVAQVVALGAVGIIDLFDVELLIVGGPAMLPSVAGIYLREIAAAVNRFPVARRVRDVQVAHSRLNQAAAPVGAASSVFHSAFTPTLGARTRPAHRGTARM from the coding sequence ATGCGTGAGATGGCTGACGCGGCCGAGCCGCCGCTGACCGAGAAGGAGCGCGCCGCCCTGCGCGCCTGGGCGCGCGGCTCCGCGGAGCGCGCCGTGCGGGCCCGGATCGTGCTGGACGCCGACGCCGGCCTCAGCGTCACCGACAGCGCCCGGCACCTCGGCGTCTCCCGGCCGACCGTCACGACCTGGCGCAGACGGTACGCGGCGGAGGGCATCGCCGGCCTGGAGCACCGTCCGCGCAGCGGGCGTCCGCCGCAGGTCGACGAGGCCGACGTGGTCGCGGCGACGCTGGCGGGACCGCCCTCCCCGGCCGCGGTCTGGTCGGCGCGGGCGCTCGCCGACCGGCTCGGGATCTCGCACACCACGCTCGCCGGGGTCTGGCGCCGCTGGGGCGCGGGACCGGGCGACGGGCGGCCCCCCACTGTGCCGGCCGGCCCGCCCTGCCCCACGCTCCGCTCCGAGCTGCTGGGGGTCTGGGCGCAGGGGGACGGGGCGGCCCTGCTCGTGGTCGGGCAGGTCGCCCGCCCCGCCGGACAGCCCGGCCGGGCCGCCGACACGGAGGAGCGCCGCGCGGCCCACGCGGCGCTCGGGGCACAGCTCGACCGGGTGCGCGCGGTGCTGGGCGGCGCGGACGGCGGCGCGGGGAGTGCAGGGCCCAGCGGCTCGGGGAACGCCGGTTCCGGCGAGCCGGGGAACGCGGGCCCTGGCGGCCTCGGGAGCGCTGGGTCCGGCGGCCTCGGGAGCGCTGGGTCCGGCGACCCCGGAAGCACCGCGCCCGGCGGCCCGGGGAACGGTTCGGGAGGCGGCCCCGCCGCGCTGATCGCCGCCGTGGCCGAGCGGCACCCTGACCGGATCCTGCACGCGCTCGTGTGGGGCGACGCGGTCCGCGAGGAGGCGGGTGCCGCGGGCACGCCGGCGGTCACCTGGCACCGGGCGGACCGGACGATGAGCTGGCCGGGCACCGTGTGCACGCTGGCGCTGTCCGAACTGGTGCAGGTCCCCGGCCGGTTCAGGCCCGCCCTGCGGACGCTCGTCGACGCGGCGCGGGCGTTCGCCGACGCCGCGCGGGGCGGAGAGGTGTTCACCTGGCGGCGCGCGGAGACCGCCGGGAGCCGGGTCCCGGCCCCCCGCCCTGCGCCGCGCGCCTTCAACCAGCTCGCGCTGGGTTCGTACAACGAGAAGCTGGTCATCGAGAGCATCCGCGAGTCCGGCGCGCTCAGCCGCGTCGAGATCGCCGAGCAGACCGGTCTGACCCCGCAGGCCGTCTCCCGGATCACCCGCAACCTGCTGACGGCGGGGCTGCTGGCCGAGGACGCCCGGCAGTCCTCGGGGGCGGGCAAGCCCCGGGTGCCGCTGCGCCTGCGGCCGGACGCCGCCTGTGCCGTCGGCGTCCACCTGGACCCCGAGATGATCAGCGTGGTGACCGTGGACCTCTGCGGGGACGTGCTCGACCACCGCCGGCTCCAGCTGACCGGCCGCCGCGATCCCGAGTGGTGCCTGACGCAGATGGCGCGGCTCGCCCTGGAGTCGGCGGAGGCGACCCGTCCGGCGTCCGAGAACCTGCTCGGGGTCGGCGTCGCGGTCCCGGGCCCGCTCGACGCGCGCGCGGGCGTCGTCCTCGATCCGCCGCTGTTCGACGGGTGGGAGCAGGTGGCGCTCAAGACGGAGCTGGCGGACCGGCTGGGCGCCCCGGTCATCGTGGAGAAGGACGCCACCGCCGCGGCGATCGGCGAGCGCTGGCTGGGCGCCGCCGACCGGGCGAGCGACTTCGTCTACCTGTACCTGGGCGCGGGCGCGGGCAGCGGCGCCTTCCTCAACGGCGATGTGTACCGCGGCAGCACGGGCAACGCCGGCGAGGTCGGCGAGCTGTGCGCGATCAAGGCGGGCCTGCTCACGGACGAGGGCGGGCCGCGGATGGTGGACGAGTGCGCCCCGATCTCGGCGGCCGTGCAGCGGGCCGCCGCTGCGGGGCTTCCGGTGCCGGAGGGCGACGGCGCCTACGACTGGGTGTGCGCGGCGGCGGCCCAGGGCGACGGGCGGGCCGTGCGGGTGCTGGCGGAGGTGGCGCAGGTCGTGGCGCTGGGCGCGGTCGGGATCATCGACCTCTTCGACGTGGAGCTGCTGATCGTGGGCGGGCCCGCGATGCTTCCGTCGGTCGCCGGCATCTACCTGCGGGAGATCGCCGCGGCCGTCAACCGCTTCCCGGTGGCGCGGCGGGTGCGCGACGTGCAGGTGGCGCACTCGCGCCTGAACCAGGCCGCGGCACCGGTCGGCGCCGCGTCGAGCGTCTTCCACTCCGCCTTCACGCCGACCCTGGGCGCCCGCACCCGCCCGGCGCACCGGGGCACGGCCCGGATGTGA